One window from the genome of Bacteroidota bacterium encodes:
- a CDS encoding MFS transporter encodes MVMFVNRAGTMVMPFMTLYLTTALGYTIGKAGWVMACFGCGAVVGGWLGGKLTDKFGFYFIQLFALLGGGLMFFVIGQLTEFSQICIASFILASINEAFRPANSSAITHYSTLENRTRSFALNRLAINVGWAFGGALGGIIASTNYHLLFWIDGITNILAAFFLYFALAPSKIKSVHKAVEKKPDVIRSPYRDKNYLIYIICVFLYAFTFFQLFTTQPVYFKRELNLAETSIGILMALNGLVITAFEMIIVHSIDGKRNTLQLISLGSVLLGFSYLIFNLFPGGFLLALISTLICVGGEIFSLPFMNSHAMSRTNAHNRGQYAGLFTMAWAVAQVLGPAAGSQIAYNFGFPVMWWIMGGIFIVASMGFSYLKKRESAEQLS; translated from the coding sequence ATGGTTATGTTCGTGAACCGGGCCGGGACTATGGTTATGCCTTTCATGACTCTTTACTTGACGACTGCATTAGGTTACACTATTGGAAAAGCAGGGTGGGTGATGGCATGTTTTGGCTGCGGAGCAGTAGTTGGTGGCTGGTTAGGAGGAAAACTAACAGACAAATTTGGATTCTATTTTATCCAGCTGTTTGCTTTGTTAGGTGGTGGATTAATGTTCTTTGTGATAGGACAACTTACGGAGTTTTCGCAGATCTGTATTGCAAGTTTTATCCTTGCGTCTATTAATGAAGCATTTCGTCCGGCAAATTCTTCTGCTATTACTCATTATAGTACACTTGAAAACAGAACGCGATCTTTCGCATTGAATCGCCTTGCTATAAATGTTGGCTGGGCTTTCGGTGGTGCATTAGGTGGAATTATCGCTTCAACAAATTATCATTTGTTGTTCTGGATCGATGGCATTACTAATATTCTTGCGGCATTTTTTCTCTACTTCGCACTTGCGCCTTCTAAAATAAAATCGGTTCACAAAGCGGTAGAAAAGAAACCGGATGTGATCCGATCTCCTTACAGAGATAAAAATTATCTGATTTACATAATCTGTGTGTTCCTTTATGCATTTACTTTTTTTCAGTTGTTTACTACTCAACCGGTATATTTCAAAAGAGAATTGAATTTAGCTGAAACATCAATTGGAATTTTAATGGCTCTGAATGGATTGGTAATTACAGCATTTGAAATGATCATTGTACATTCTATTGACGGGAAAAGAAACACACTGCAATTGATATCTCTGGGTTCAGTGTTATTAGGATTTTCATACCTGATTTTCAATTTATTTCCCGGAGGATTTTTACTTGCGCTTATTTCTACATTGATTTGTGTTGGTGGTGAAATATTTTCTCTGCCTTTTATGAACTCTCATGCTATGAGCAGAACAAATGCGCATAACCGTGGACAATATGCCGGTCTGTTTACGATGGCATGGGCTGTTGCTCAAGTACTTGGTCCCGCAGCAGGTAGTCAGATCGCCTACAATTTTGGATTTCCTGTAATGTGGTGGATAATGGGTGGAATATTTATTGTAGCATCAATGGGCTTTAGTTATTTAAAGAAAAGAGAAAGTGCAGAACAATTGTCCTGA
- a CDS encoding trypsin-like peptidase domain-containing protein, with amino-acid sequence MIISSCATILSPEKGTNTLDATPGPAEVYDENDHMIGTTPFDMKKVGSKVKLLTIKKEGYVSKQVPIYRKTKNGLLFLDALLLCIPCIVDLPSDNITYIEPKNKVVDLKKAPKEYDRPILLAIDKTSYENEEMVKGRVNGMTKKPSDKGASRSIGDIDYIENTIIEKLEKSYIDAVTVSSNNNAKSGMTKAKVRVKPVINSIDFTVKGKYLKLYEGTESMKCTWNFFRGTDGKDKIGSIVTNVSMSRSKGTTTTILDDLMSESISELLAIDTLYDFLDKNEKIYLSDSKGSEIKISTSPKVNFETKKDMFKTTKEGVVTVLTKDGFGSGFIISPDGYIVTNYHVADGQKNNIQVKLNSNVKLKATVVKSNEDYDLLLLKIDAEELKPLYMGNSDAIETGDPVYAIGTPLETSLGQTITSGIVSGIREINNMSYIQTDVSINSGNSGGPLINENGEVIGVTTMKLSGKGIEGIGFCIPSKVVLDKLNIKF; translated from the coding sequence ATGATTATTTCGAGTTGTGCTACTATTTTAAGTCCTGAGAAAGGAACTAATACTCTGGATGCTACGCCCGGTCCTGCAGAAGTATATGATGAAAATGATCATATGATTGGAACAACTCCTTTCGATATGAAAAAAGTAGGATCGAAAGTAAAACTTCTTACAATTAAAAAAGAAGGGTATGTAAGTAAACAAGTGCCTATTTACAGAAAAACAAAAAACGGTTTACTTTTTCTTGATGCATTATTGTTATGTATACCGTGTATAGTTGATCTTCCTTCTGACAATATAACTTACATAGAACCTAAGAATAAGGTTGTTGATCTTAAAAAAGCGCCAAAGGAATATGACCGGCCGATTTTGCTTGCAATAGATAAGACTTCATATGAGAATGAAGAGATGGTAAAAGGTCGTGTAAATGGAATGACTAAAAAACCTTCTGACAAAGGAGCTTCAAGATCTATTGGCGATATTGATTACATAGAAAATACAATTATCGAAAAACTGGAAAAAAGTTATATTGATGCTGTAACAGTATCATCGAACAATAATGCTAAATCAGGTATGACCAAAGCTAAGGTTCGTGTCAAACCGGTAATCAACTCTATTGATTTTACTGTTAAAGGTAAATATCTGAAATTATATGAAGGAACAGAATCGATGAAATGTACATGGAATTTTTTCCGAGGTACGGATGGCAAAGATAAGATCGGATCTATTGTTACCAATGTTAGCATGAGTCGTTCAAAAGGAACAACTACTACAATCCTTGACGACCTGATGTCAGAATCCATATCTGAATTATTAGCCATTGACACCCTTTATGACTTCCTCGATAAAAATGAAAAAATTTATTTGTCAGATTCAAAAGGTTCTGAGATAAAGATCTCTACTTCTCCTAAAGTTAATTTTGAGACAAAGAAAGATATGTTCAAGACCACTAAAGAAGGTGTTGTAACTGTTCTGACAAAAGATGGATTTGGAAGTGGGTTTATAATTTCACCTGACGGATATATTGTGACAAATTATCACGTCGCTGATGGTCAGAAAAACAATATTCAGGTAAAATTAAATTCCAATGTAAAATTAAAAGCAACAGTTGTAAAAAGTAATGAAGACTACGACTTATTGCTTTTAAAAATAGATGCAGAAGAACTTAAACCACTTTACATGGGTAACAGTGATGCCATTGAAACCGGAGATCCAGTATACGCTATCGGCACACCATTGGAAACAAGTCTTGGTCAGACAATAACAAGTGGCATCGTTTCAGGAATAAGAGAAATAAACAACATGAGTTATATTCAGACTGATGTAAGTATTAATTCAGGTAATAGCGGCGGACCGTTGATCAACGAAAACGGTGAAGTGATTGGTGTAACAACGATGAAACTTTCTGGAAAAGGTATAGAAGGAATTGGCTTCTGTATTCCATCTAAAGTTGTATTAGATAAATTGAATATCAAATTCTGA
- a CDS encoding phenylalanine 4-monooxygenase, protein MNRPNSQIYSDYTDEDFRVWKILFDRQMDILSQTVSRNYLDALKIVNFRNDKIPDFNEVNSTLNDLTGWNLHVVPNISPQKEFFKYLSEKKFTATCWLRSFEQLDYIEEPDMFHDVFAHVPLLSNTAYCNFFKGISDIALEHIDDPKAIELLGRIYWFTIEFGLIRENDKLKIYGAGIISSNGETKHCLSNECEKLNFDVNKIMSTDFRTDILQDKYFVIDSFDQLYNALPEIRKLVINN, encoded by the coding sequence ATGAACAGGCCCAATTCACAAATTTATTCTGATTATACCGACGAAGATTTCCGGGTATGGAAAATATTGTTTGACCGGCAAATGGATATTTTGTCACAAACAGTTTCCCGGAATTATCTCGACGCATTGAAAATTGTCAATTTCAGAAACGATAAGATCCCGGATTTTAACGAGGTCAATTCAACTTTGAACGATCTGACAGGTTGGAATCTGCATGTAGTTCCTAATATCAGTCCGCAAAAAGAATTTTTCAAATACCTGTCTGAAAAAAAATTTACAGCTACCTGCTGGTTGCGATCATTTGAACAACTTGATTATATAGAAGAGCCGGATATGTTTCATGATGTATTTGCTCATGTTCCACTTTTAAGCAATACTGCATATTGCAATTTCTTCAAGGGTATCAGCGATATAGCCCTTGAACATATTGATGATCCGAAAGCAATCGAACTGCTTGGAAGAATTTATTGGTTCACTATTGAATTCGGATTGATCAGAGAGAATGATAAATTAAAGATCTATGGCGCCGGAATAATTTCTTCTAATGGAGAAACTAAACATTGTCTGAGTAATGAATGTGAAAAATTGAACTTTGATGTAAATAAAATCATGTCAACCGATTTCAGAACCGATATTCTCCAGGATAAATATTTTGTTATTGATTCGTTTGATCAGCTCTATAATGCACTGCCCGAAATAAGGAAATTAGTAATTAATAATTAA